The Spirosoma foliorum genome has a window encoding:
- a CDS encoding DUF1353 domain-containing protein has protein sequence MAFLHHLPDFDLDRALLIALSDSFYCLPVVIDSRLEKPDQMTVLQDVLVELADHKLLLIPADFITDCHSTPPWSQSLLPAYDNLTNLAAVAHDRLYMDWEKFADLYVEIKALGDSADRAYADGVYFELMERFKPGSFRNKLYYAAVRLFGWWRWRKFRRKAPS, from the coding sequence ATGGCTTTTTTACATCACCTACCAGACTTCGACTTAGACCGCGCTTTATTAATTGCGCTTTCTGATTCGTTTTACTGCCTGCCGGTGGTCATTGATAGCCGACTGGAGAAGCCGGATCAAATGACGGTTTTGCAGGATGTGCTGGTGGAGCTGGCCGATCACAAACTATTGCTCATTCCTGCCGATTTTATTACCGATTGCCACAGCACTCCACCCTGGAGCCAGAGCCTGCTGCCTGCATACGATAACCTTACCAACCTGGCAGCAGTGGCTCACGATAGGCTGTATATGGATTGGGAAAAGTTCGCAGATCTCTACGTTGAAATAAAGGCGCTTGGCGATAGCGCTGACAGGGCTTATGCCGATGGGGTTTACTTTGAACTGATGGAACGCTTTAAGCCTGGTAGTTTCCGAAATAAGCTCTATTACGCGGCTGTACGGCTTTTTGGCTGGTGGCGTTGGCGAAAGTTTCGCCGTAAGGCTCCCTCTTAA